The genomic window ATGGGTGTAACGACTGCCAACATTTCTGCAAATGCCGTTAGGATTTTAACATGATTGAGCGAATATCGTAAGATAATAATAAGAAGATTCGGAGGAAAATCTTTATGATAACCCCGGAAGAAAAAAGGGTATTAGATGTCCTTGAAGAATTAAACATTCCATACACCAGGATGGAACACATTCCGGTTTATACCATTGAAGAATTCGAAAAGATTGGAAACATGCCCAAATCGGTATGCAAAAACCTTTTTGTGCGCAATCAGAAAGGGGACAGGCATTACCTTATCATACTTGAAAACTCCAAGAGAGCGGACCTTGGTAAAGTCGCAGAACAGATAGGTAGCGGCAAACTGAGTTTTGCCTCGGAAAAGAGACTGGAAAAATATCTTGGCCTAAAACCCGGATCGGTTTCCCCCTTTGGCTTAATCAACGATAGCCAGAAAGAAGTTAGAGTCGTGATCGACAGGGACCTGGAAAGCATCGGCGAAGTCAGCTTTCATCCAAACATAAACACCGCGACGTTGACAATTTCCTACAGGGATTTTGAGAAATATTTGGCCTGGTGCAAGAATAAAGTAGTGTATGTCCAAATATAGTACATTTACAGAAACCTTGACTATCACTTGTTTTACCGTATGGAAGGTATGCGAGGTTAAACTTTCTTGTTGTTTAAATTAATTTTTATTTAAAGCCCCTATTAAAAGGGGCTTTATTAATTTTGCTTTAATTTATCGTCACAGTATGACGAAT from Biomaibacter acetigenes includes these protein-coding regions:
- a CDS encoding YbaK/EbsC family protein, whose amino-acid sequence is MTPEEKRVLDVLEELNIPYTRMEHIPVYTIEEFEKIGNMPKSVCKNLFVRNQKGDRHYLIILENSKRADLGKVAEQIGSGKLSFASEKRLEKYLGLKPGSVSPFGLINDSQKEVRVVIDRDLESIGEVSFHPNINTATLTISYRDFEKYLAWCKNKVVYVQI